The following proteins are encoded in a genomic region of Lytechinus variegatus isolate NC3 chromosome 7, Lvar_3.0, whole genome shotgun sequence:
- the LOC121418368 gene encoding cilia- and flagella-associated protein 36-like: MSTQLASLDSVRSLQIAREETFLLGGLILLQHLEKMAEQEFIMDGVIGFLQSPIWRVPVLSFIEHKCIAFDPDEENKIVYTEIYEEYGNLVEMLLQSFLEDLNINAASFVEVCNAFKTNQSQSNKTVFEQVYAAQDFQVFKAMMTQKNIELELQALSMLQQRSGQIPDIMKPGESTPIAHSQAQEDNEEERILQEVLALSEKEYKEEMKKSKKQSSTVNTAMDKSLASGKEVEQLKIHKQKEEEMLEKTLKLAISEGPKPAPKPASTSKTPKPQSATSLPKSPTPSTSSSASSKSSRPVTGQEAAANWLLSAKAEAANTSGGTESRVSNLSTADPSDLEKRAQYLKQQRDILIAKKKSAREKSLDAYEQKQVQARPKSSRAARQATQGNVKLDGGIDEKQLATRRALAECLKNEVIDK, from the exons ATGTCAACGCAGCTAGCGTCCTTAGATTCAGTCAGATCGTTACAGATTGCTCGGGAAGAAACCTTTTTACTCGGTGGATTGATTTTGCTTCAACACTTAGAAAAGATGGCAGAACAAGAATTTATCATGGATGGTGTTATTGGATTTCTTCAAAGTCCAATATGGAGGGTTcccgttctttctttcatcgAACATAAATGTATCG CGTTTGACCCCGATGAAGAAAACAAGATTGTTTACACAGAGATCTATGAAGAGTATGGAAATTTG GTGGAAATGTTACTGCAAAGCTTCCTTGAGGACCTCAACATCAACGCTGCATCCTTCGTGGAAGTTTGCAATGCTTTCAAGACCAACCAGTCACAGTCCAATAAA acCGTGTTTGAGCAGGTGTACGCGGCCCAGGATTTCCAGGTCTTCAAGGCCATGATGACACAGAAGAACATTGAGCTGGAGCTCCAGGCCTTGAGCATGCTCCAGCAACGCAGCGGTCAGATCCCCGACATCATGAAGCCGGGGGAGAGTACGCCGATCGCACACTCCCAGGCGCAAGAGGACAACGAAGAGGAGCGGATCCTCCAAGAAGTCCTGGC gtTATCTGAAAAGGAATAtaaagaagaaatgaagaaatctAAGAAACAATCTAGTACTGTGAACACAGCCATGGATAAGTCGCTTGCATCTGGGAAGGAGGTCGAGCAGCtaaaaattcataaacaaaaGGAGGAAGAGATGCTTGAAAAG ACATTGAAGTTGGCCATCTCCGAGGGCCCTAAGCCAGCACCAAAGCCAGCATCAACCAGTAAAACTCCAAAACCTCAG TCTGCTACAAGTTTACCCAAGTCACCGACACCGTCAACCTCAAGTTCTGCAAGTAGCAAGTCCTCGAGGCCAGTGACTGGCCAAGAAGCAGCAGCTAATTGGCTACTCAGTGCTAAAGCAGAGGCAGCGAATACATCGGGAGGGACAGAATCCAGAGTCAGT AACCTGTCAACAGCAGATCCCAGTGATTTAGAGAAGAGAGCCCAGTACCTGAAACAACAACGTGATATTCTGATCGCCAAGAAGAAGAGCGCTCGGGAAAAGAGCTTGGATGCCTACGAGCAGAAGCAGGTCCAAGCGAGGCCAAAGTCATCACGAGCTGCACGACAGGCAACTCAAG gtaATGTCAAGCTGGATGGGGGTATTGATGAAAAGCAGCTAGCCACGAGGAGAGCTCTCGCTGAATGCCTCAAGAATGAAGTCATTgacaaataa